The Candidatus Methylomirabilis lanthanidiphila genome includes a window with the following:
- a CDS encoding adenylylsulfate reductase gives MGEQSGVQSVNHESRTLSAEDVAELNRRFQGATPEAVLRWAIDTFGSKLALASSFGAEDMVVIDMLSKIEPPITIFTLDTGRLHEETYDVMERTRERYKVAIQSYFPGRDAVEALERERGFYSFRQSVEERKFCCYVRKVEPLGRALKNADAWITGLRREQAATRTGIGVVEIDASHGSILKINPLTDWTEPQVWAYIREHEVPYNALHDQGFPSIGCSPCTRAIKPGEDVRAGRWWWESPVTKECGLHLDSKHGDHGKSS, from the coding sequence ATGGGAGAACAGTCGGGAGTTCAGAGTGTGAATCACGAAAGTCGAACGTTGTCTGCAGAGGACGTGGCGGAGCTGAACCGGCGATTTCAAGGCGCCACACCGGAGGCGGTGCTTCGATGGGCGATTGACACCTTCGGCTCTAAGCTGGCGCTGGCCAGCAGTTTCGGCGCTGAAGACATGGTGGTGATCGATATGCTGTCGAAGATCGAGCCGCCGATTACGATCTTTACCTTGGACACCGGTCGGTTGCATGAGGAGACGTACGACGTGATGGAGCGGACCCGGGAACGGTACAAGGTTGCGATTCAGAGCTACTTCCCGGGGCGAGATGCCGTAGAGGCGCTGGAGCGGGAGCGCGGATTTTATTCCTTTCGGCAGAGTGTTGAGGAACGCAAGTTCTGCTGTTACGTCAGGAAGGTGGAGCCGCTTGGCCGGGCATTGAAGAACGCTGATGCATGGATTACGGGACTCCGGCGCGAACAGGCCGCAACACGCACCGGTATCGGCGTCGTGGAGATCGATGCGAGCCATGGCTCCATCCTCAAGATCAATCCGCTTACCGATTGGACCGAGCCGCAGGTCTGGGCGTATATCCGCGAACACGAGGTACCGTATAACGCCCTTCACGACCAGGGATTCCCCAGCATCGGTTGCTCACCGTGCACCCGGGCGATCAAGCCTGGCGAAGATGTGCGAGCCGGGCGCTGGTGGTGGGAAAGCCCCGTGACGAAGGAGTGCGGGTTGCATCTTGACAGCAAGCATGGCGATCACGGTAAAAGCAGCTAA